A region from the Desulfitobacterium dehalogenans ATCC 51507 genome encodes:
- the spoIID gene encoding stage II sporulation protein D: MRKEWIRILVLLVIIIVLFPWTVLRWYNQSEVRTEDITIRVLMPDGQVKSLGLEEYLVGVVAAEMPAEFEEEALKAQAIAARTYAAKRISQRSGSEAGYDVDTTVNTQVWISEDKMKEKWNWLSYWRYHNKIEKAVTGTKDQVLVADGQYIEAFFHSSTGRKPTERAEDVWSSSRPYLQNVVAGEENPARYVKSYTFTPSDLYQKVGHSGTAKAFTESDFVILSETAAGRAKVVRVLGKNYTGAQIRTLLGLASTDMEITLTPQEIKITTYGNGHAVGMSQYGANDLAKAGKTCEEILQHYYPGTQLLTLTKA, translated from the coding sequence GTGCGCAAAGAATGGATCAGAATTCTGGTTCTATTGGTCATAATTATTGTTTTATTTCCTTGGACGGTGCTTCGATGGTACAACCAAAGCGAAGTCAGGACTGAGGACATTACCATTCGAGTCTTAATGCCGGATGGACAAGTAAAATCTTTGGGCTTGGAAGAGTATCTCGTTGGCGTCGTAGCTGCAGAAATGCCCGCCGAATTCGAAGAGGAAGCTCTCAAAGCGCAGGCCATTGCCGCTCGGACCTATGCCGCCAAGCGCATAAGCCAGCGATCCGGCAGTGAGGCAGGCTATGATGTGGACACCACAGTCAATACCCAGGTTTGGATATCAGAAGATAAGATGAAGGAGAAATGGAACTGGCTCTCCTACTGGCGCTATCATAACAAGATAGAAAAGGCAGTAACCGGCACAAAGGACCAGGTACTGGTCGCTGACGGGCAATATATAGAAGCTTTTTTTCATAGCAGTACGGGGAGAAAACCCACGGAGCGCGCAGAGGACGTCTGGAGTTCTTCTCGTCCCTATCTGCAAAATGTGGTGGCAGGAGAAGAAAACCCCGCCCGTTATGTAAAAAGCTATACCTTCACCCCCAGCGACCTCTATCAAAAAGTCGGTCACTCCGGTACGGCCAAAGCTTTTACGGAATCCGACTTCGTGATCTTAAGCGAGACAGCGGCAGGACGGGCGAAAGTAGTTCGTGTACTAGGGAAAAACTATACCGGAGCCCAGATTCGTACCCTCCTTGGGTTAGCCTCTACTGATATGGAGATCACCCTAACTCCTCAGGAAATCAAAATCACCACCTATGGTAACGGGCATGCTGTCGGTATGTCCCAATACGGTGCGAATGACTTGGCCAAGGCCGGTAAAACCTGCGAAGAAATCCTCCAACACTACTACCCCGGCACTCAACTCCTCACCCTCACCAAAGCCTAG
- a CDS encoding F0F1 ATP synthase subunit epsilon has product MAGTFTLRVVSPEGNVLKEEAEFVVLPGGNGEIGILPNHAPLISSIGIGVIRYTVNGKVQKIATSGGFVEVSDNKVTVLADTAEPGEKVDLDRALAAKERAEKRLAQREGIDIRRAELALLRAVARINATED; this is encoded by the coding sequence ATGGCAGGGACGTTTACACTCCGTGTCGTTTCCCCGGAAGGCAATGTGCTTAAAGAAGAGGCGGAATTTGTGGTACTACCCGGGGGAAACGGTGAAATCGGGATTTTGCCTAATCACGCACCTTTGATTTCCTCCATCGGGATTGGAGTCATTCGCTACACAGTCAATGGCAAAGTACAAAAAATAGCCACCTCCGGCGGATTCGTTGAAGTATCGGATAATAAGGTAACCGTTTTAGCCGATACGGCGGAACCCGGTGAAAAGGTTGATCTGGATCGTGCTTTAGCAGCTAAGGAAAGAGCCGAAAAACGCCTGGCCCAGAGAGAAGGAATCGATATCCGACGTGCTGAGCTGGCCCTCTTACGTGCTGTGGCACGGATCAATGCAACCGAGGATTAG
- the atpD gene encoding F0F1 ATP synthase subunit beta, with amino-acid sequence MNIGKIVQIMGAVVDVEFASEALPEIYSAVKVTVPEKKIDLTLEVAQHLGNNTVRCVAMSSTDGLQRGMAALNTGAPITVPVGPATLGRIFNVLGHAIDNGEEVHTDTSYPIHRPAPAFVDQDPSTVMLETGIKVIDLLAPYSKGGKIGLFGGAGVGKTVLIQELINNIAMEHGGLSVFAGVGERTREGNDLWNEMRESGVIDKMAMVFGQMNEPPGARLRVGLTGLTMAEYFRDVQNQDVLLFIDNIFRFTQAGSEVSALLGRMPSAVGYQPTLATEMGALQERITSTRNGSITSVQAIYVPADDLTDPAPATAFAHLDATTVLNRAISEKGIYPAVDPLDSNSRILSPQILGEEHYQVARDVQQILQKYKELQDIIAILGMDELSEDEKLVVSRARRIERFLSQPFHVAEVFTGSPGKYVPIKETIRGFKEIVEGKHDNLPEAAFHMVGTIEEAIEKAKALGA; translated from the coding sequence GTGAATATCGGCAAAATCGTGCAAATCATGGGAGCGGTAGTTGACGTTGAGTTTGCTTCCGAGGCACTGCCAGAGATTTATAGTGCTGTTAAAGTCACGGTTCCCGAGAAGAAGATCGATCTCACCCTTGAGGTCGCTCAGCACTTGGGCAATAATACAGTACGCTGTGTGGCCATGTCTTCTACCGACGGCCTGCAGCGGGGCATGGCAGCTCTCAATACCGGTGCTCCCATTACCGTACCTGTAGGACCGGCGACTTTAGGGCGTATTTTTAATGTTCTAGGACATGCCATTGACAATGGGGAAGAAGTCCACACGGACACCTCTTACCCCATCCATAGACCTGCTCCAGCCTTTGTGGATCAAGATCCTTCAACGGTCATGCTGGAAACAGGGATTAAGGTTATTGACTTATTAGCCCCCTACTCCAAAGGGGGTAAGATCGGACTCTTCGGCGGTGCGGGTGTAGGTAAAACCGTATTGATCCAAGAGCTCATCAATAATATCGCCATGGAGCACGGCGGTCTCTCCGTTTTCGCCGGCGTCGGCGAGCGGACCCGTGAAGGAAACGACCTTTGGAACGAGATGAGAGAGTCTGGGGTTATCGACAAAATGGCCATGGTTTTTGGCCAGATGAATGAACCCCCTGGCGCCCGTTTACGGGTAGGACTGACCGGATTGACCATGGCGGAATACTTCCGTGATGTGCAAAACCAAGACGTGCTGCTCTTTATCGATAATATCTTCCGCTTTACCCAAGCAGGTTCTGAGGTTTCCGCCCTGCTGGGACGGATGCCGTCTGCGGTGGGTTATCAACCTACCCTGGCCACCGAAATGGGTGCTCTTCAAGAGCGTATTACTTCGACACGGAACGGCTCCATCACCTCCGTACAGGCTATTTACGTGCCTGCGGATGACTTGACTGACCCTGCTCCGGCTACCGCCTTCGCTCACTTGGATGCGACCACGGTTCTTAACCGTGCAATCTCTGAGAAAGGGATTTATCCTGCGGTGGACCCCTTGGATTCCAACTCGCGGATTCTTTCCCCGCAAATTCTTGGTGAAGAGCATTATCAAGTGGCCCGCGATGTCCAGCAGATTCTGCAAAAGTATAAAGAACTTCAAGATATTATCGCCATTCTTGGTATGGATGAGCTTTCTGAAGATGAGAAACTCGTCGTGTCCCGTGCCCGCCGGATTGAGCGCTTCCTGTCTCAGCCTTTCCACGTGGCTGAAGTATTTACAGGATCACCTGGTAAATATGTTCCGATTAAGGAAACCATCCGTGGGTTTAAGGAAATCGTGGAAGGAAAACACGATAACCTACCGGAGGCAGCTTTCCACATGGTGGGAACCATTGAAGAAGCTATCGAAAAAGCCAAAGCATTGGGGGCATAA
- a CDS encoding 4Fe-4S dicluster domain-containing protein, with amino-acid sequence MKISRRRFLERLGAITVLGFFVPFSAVTSEVYQRPPGALNEKDFLARCIRCLKCGEECPTGVITFGKSLRGEMMATPILMDKDQCNLCMSCINICPTGALSPLTENPELHAKKAQKMHSKEHDAHPSFNLGVAQIQKDKCILYHGRNRKCLLCYEACPLKDEALYIDDQGRPVIDKIICYGCGLCEIACPPIAITMPLNREDKRSYELFERINRGSFYESRLPGRI; translated from the coding sequence GTGAAGATCTCAAGAAGAAGATTTCTTGAAAGGCTTGGTGCTATTACTGTTTTAGGTTTTTTTGTTCCATTTTCAGCAGTAACATCTGAAGTTTATCAGAGGCCACCAGGGGCACTCAATGAGAAAGACTTTTTAGCACGGTGTATTCGATGCTTGAAGTGTGGGGAGGAGTGTCCCACTGGTGTGATTACGTTTGGCAAATCACTCAGAGGAGAAATGATGGCAACACCCATTCTAATGGATAAGGATCAGTGCAACTTGTGTATGAGCTGTATTAATATTTGCCCAACGGGAGCCTTAAGTCCATTAACAGAGAATCCTGAATTGCATGCCAAGAAAGCTCAGAAGATGCATTCTAAGGAGCATGACGCCCATCCAAGCTTTAACCTTGGAGTGGCCCAAATACAGAAAGATAAATGTATTCTTTATCATGGAAGAAACCGAAAATGCCTTCTTTGTTATGAGGCTTGCCCGTTAAAAGATGAAGCGCTCTACATTGATGACCAAGGAAGGCCTGTCATTGATAAAATAATATGTTACGGGTGTGGGCTTTGCGAGATCGCCTGCCCTCCAATAGCCATAACTATGCCCCTCAATCGTGAAGATAAACGGTCTTACGAGTTGTTCGAGAGAATTAATAGAGGTTCCTTCTATGAGAGCCGGCTCCCGGGGAGGATTTGA
- a CDS encoding 4Fe-4S binding protein, producing the protein MPVQKLRRLTQFGSLLLIFLIPIFESYKRLLYYIPKSSIGNLYKEGFSSLDSSLKGGYLEQVVLIIDKLFGLIVDNTYTVSRFLDGFSGFFWSITIGDFTFIDPLAFIQMPIIDYSFDLDFLISITLPIAIALVLGRVFCSWICPYNTLQEFIRFAARTLGIKGISKQVIADPYLRYTILGIGFVLTVLGSAVFPYILPYVQLGRFFYYLTFGSVFWTGLIVVMVLLFLDSFMQKGVWCNYLCPTGALLGLLGRKKLIRVRRDKTKCMASCILCEKVCVWKSHPKLDDMLNCTHCHLCVDKCPSKALKIRSR; encoded by the coding sequence ATGCCAGTGCAAAAGCTAAGGAGACTGACACAATTTGGGTCGCTGCTCTTGATTTTCCTAATTCCAATCTTTGAGAGTTATAAAAGGCTCCTCTACTATATACCCAAGAGCTCGATTGGGAATCTTTATAAAGAGGGATTCAGCTCTTTAGATTCATCTTTAAAAGGTGGTTATTTAGAGCAGGTTGTACTTATTATTGATAAGTTGTTTGGATTAATAGTTGATAATACCTATACAGTAAGCCGATTCCTTGATGGATTCAGTGGATTCTTTTGGTCCATAACGATTGGCGATTTTACTTTTATAGATCCTTTGGCTTTTATACAAATGCCAATCATAGATTATTCCTTTGATTTGGATTTTCTGATATCGATTACACTACCTATAGCTATAGCACTTGTTTTGGGAAGAGTATTCTGCAGTTGGATATGTCCATACAATACCTTGCAGGAATTTATCCGCTTTGCCGCTAGGACATTAGGTATTAAAGGGATAAGTAAACAAGTGATTGCAGATCCCTATTTGCGTTATACTATTTTAGGAATCGGATTCGTTTTAACGGTATTAGGTAGTGCTGTCTTCCCATATATATTACCTTATGTTCAGCTGGGTCGGTTTTTTTATTATTTGACGTTCGGTTCAGTTTTTTGGACGGGTCTTATCGTTGTCATGGTGCTCCTGTTTTTGGATTCTTTTATGCAAAAAGGTGTTTGGTGCAATTATCTATGCCCTACAGGTGCTTTGCTCGGTTTACTGGGAAGAAAAAAATTGATCCGTGTACGAAGGGATAAAACAAAGTGCATGGCAAGCTGTATATTATGCGAAAAGGTGTGCGTTTGGAAATCGCATCCCAAATTGGATGATATGTTAAATTGTACTCATTGTCATTTGTGTGTAGACAAGTGTCCATCGAAAGCGCTTAAAATTAGAAGTCGATGA
- the murA gene encoding UDP-N-acetylglucosamine 1-carboxyvinyltransferase yields MSKIIVAGGSSLEGKITVSGAKNAVLPLIAASLLSPEPIRIDDAPHLLDVDVMCQVIGAFGASVRREGSQLYINTPEITSLEAPHDLVSQMRASIVTMGPVLARTGRVRISHPGGCAIGSRPINWHLKGLEALGAEIRMDHGYLDVSATKLKGARIYLDFPSVGATENIMMAAVGAEGTTFIENAAQEPEIIDLANFLNQMGGKVRGAGTSVIRIEGVQELHGANHTVIPDRIEAGSYLLMAAAAGGDIFVQNVIADHLKPLLAKMEEAGVYLREVDDGIRVVGEGVYNAVDIKTQVHPGFPTDLQAPFLSFLTRANGTGMVTETVFENRFMHVDELKRMGADIKIEGRSAIIQGNSNLTAAPVTATDLRAGAALILAALTADGETEIQGVHHIDRGYEYIVEKLAGIGAQIRRE; encoded by the coding sequence TTGAGCAAAATTATTGTTGCTGGCGGTAGTTCCTTAGAAGGGAAAATCACCGTAAGCGGAGCAAAAAACGCAGTATTGCCTTTAATTGCTGCCAGCTTGTTATCTCCGGAGCCTATACGCATTGACGATGCCCCGCATTTGCTGGATGTAGACGTCATGTGTCAGGTCATAGGAGCATTTGGCGCATCAGTACGGCGAGAAGGATCGCAATTGTATATAAATACACCGGAAATCACCAGTCTTGAAGCACCACATGATTTGGTGTCCCAAATGAGAGCCTCCATCGTCACCATGGGACCGGTACTGGCCAGAACGGGTAGAGTACGGATCTCTCACCCTGGAGGGTGTGCCATCGGTTCACGACCGATTAATTGGCATCTCAAGGGCCTGGAAGCCTTAGGCGCGGAAATTCGCATGGATCATGGCTATCTGGATGTAAGCGCGACCAAATTAAAGGGAGCCCGTATTTACTTGGATTTCCCCAGCGTGGGTGCGACAGAAAACATTATGATGGCTGCAGTCGGTGCCGAGGGAACCACTTTTATTGAAAATGCTGCCCAAGAACCGGAGATTATTGACTTGGCCAATTTTCTAAACCAGATGGGTGGGAAGGTCCGGGGGGCCGGGACCAGTGTGATTCGTATCGAAGGTGTTCAAGAGTTACATGGTGCCAATCACACTGTTATACCAGATCGCATCGAAGCAGGCAGCTATCTGCTGATGGCCGCTGCCGCCGGCGGAGATATCTTTGTTCAAAATGTGATCGCTGATCACTTGAAACCCCTTCTGGCCAAGATGGAAGAGGCGGGGGTATATCTTCGTGAGGTGGATGATGGAATCCGTGTGGTAGGTGAAGGTGTCTATAATGCTGTTGATATTAAGACACAAGTTCATCCGGGGTTCCCGACAGATCTTCAGGCTCCTTTCTTATCCTTCTTAACCCGGGCTAATGGGACAGGAATGGTTACGGAGACCGTGTTTGAAAATCGCTTCATGCATGTGGATGAGCTCAAACGGATGGGTGCCGACATCAAAATCGAAGGCCGTAGTGCCATCATCCAAGGAAATTCAAATTTAACTGCCGCCCCTGTAACCGCTACCGACTTGCGTGCAGGTGCAGCTCTTATCCTTGCCGCTTTGACAGCAGATGGCGAAACAGAGATCCAAGGGGTTCACCATATCGACCGCGGCTATGAGTATATTGTGGAGAAATTAGCTGGAATTGGTGCTCAGATTCGTAGAGAATAA
- a CDS encoding reductive dehalogenase: MRIQRLNTSAAELHEIDQNYSRYNQKHNIFIRLFWDEEIKRLEHARQKNAEQYSKDNKPGYSKFDKAFLAGTMNFMREKIVQNIHICDQEFNAWNGEKGTKEEGMDIFTLTKAIKKAAKMYGACAVGIAPLDRRWVYSHWYDLQTRQSYPIQFSDEAPEYNRIQEPTLLENKVRVIPASMKTAIVMLFEMDPGCLKYSPTLLPYANGRFVYSEMCLTTNSLAGLIRELGYNAIPSVNCTALNIPLAIDAGLGQIGRNGKLINPYLGTRIRIAKVITDLPLDCDQPIDFGVNEFCEACRKCARKCPAGAIPSDSKVCSGMDELSNDGYLRWAIDHKKCFCYWSECGTNCNICITVCSYNRGYKWTKSILNSSKESSTLVDNLLDSLDDCGPDVFDPEASFWLNS, from the coding sequence ATGCGTATCCAAAGGCTTAATACCTCAGCTGCAGAACTCCATGAAATTGATCAGAACTATTCAAGATATAATCAGAAACACAATATTTTTATACGATTATTTTGGGATGAAGAAATAAAAAGGTTAGAGCATGCAAGACAGAAGAATGCTGAACAATACTCAAAAGATAATAAGCCTGGATACTCGAAATTCGACAAAGCATTTTTGGCCGGAACTATGAATTTTATGAGGGAGAAGATCGTTCAGAATATCCATATATGTGATCAGGAATTCAATGCTTGGAACGGTGAGAAGGGCACTAAAGAAGAAGGAATGGACATTTTCACATTGACAAAAGCAATAAAAAAAGCAGCTAAAATGTACGGTGCATGTGCTGTAGGAATAGCCCCATTAGATCGTAGGTGGGTATATTCTCATTGGTATGACTTACAAACAAGGCAAAGTTATCCGATACAGTTTTCCGATGAAGCTCCAGAATATAACCGTATACAGGAGCCCACTCTTTTAGAGAATAAAGTTAGAGTTATTCCAGCAAGTATGAAGACAGCGATTGTCATGTTATTTGAAATGGACCCAGGGTGTCTGAAGTATTCCCCAACCCTACTCCCCTATGCCAATGGCCGTTTTGTATACTCCGAAATGTGTCTGACTACCAATAGTCTAGCTGGATTAATCAGAGAATTGGGCTATAATGCGATACCGAGTGTGAATTGTACAGCTCTTAATATTCCATTGGCCATAGATGCCGGTTTAGGGCAGATCGGTAGAAATGGCAAGCTCATTAATCCTTATCTTGGAACCCGTATTCGAATTGCTAAAGTTATTACTGATTTACCTCTGGACTGTGATCAGCCCATTGATTTTGGAGTGAATGAGTTCTGTGAAGCGTGCAGAAAATGCGCGAGAAAATGCCCTGCCGGTGCTATCCCGTCTGATTCAAAAGTGTGTTCAGGAATGGATGAGTTGAGCAATGACGGGTACTTAAGATGGGCAATAGATCACAAGAAATGTTTTTGCTATTGGAGTGAGTGTGGAACAAATTGTAATATCTGCATTACCGTTTGTTCTTACAATAGAGGATATAAATGGACAAAGAGTATCCTGAATTCCAGTAAGGAGAGCAGTACTTTGGTTGATAATCTGCTGGACTCCCTCGATGATTGTGGACCGGATGTTTTTGATCCCGAGGCAAGCTTTTGGCTCAACAGTTAA
- a CDS encoding sensor histidine kinase produces the protein MVERTCCGVIIILENTHQSVNFLKEISNLLVRSPSCSCVLSDVLELITDFWQAEEVTIVIKSKQGEFLPIAGVTGKTPQYMLSLPKTIFLSTMEGQAEKISCKKVKGKLLLSDEGNYYLIFIPLWTSNKIIGIFALLTEKKNIDAELDLTILEVITNQIGFSLEKEFYKEKTDSSEMRFDSIINSLNEGIIMLQDKVVYCNSKAFELLRMNNSYANKEIDQFCAHLVKISKNPSNTIIYLETFLLANSFYYFTIETRDNRFLKFSKFDVQNVSGETLCKGLLLSDVTEYKEKERFKDTLISILSHELKTPLTIINGNATSLLRTDIRWEEADRQEFLKEISEECHRLNDMVGELLAISLINAKKYQLHKRFITIGSFTDKVYRTISRAYAKQGNITFTVKNKDDVFEIDEQKVQQVIQNLIDNAVKYGPRHVKVNVYVKREGDRVLFIIKDNGPGISKDALDKIFQQYYQVKPERTSINKGSGLGLSICKGIVEAHGGSIWAESTLGKGSDFCFTLPVNKVKVGDYFE, from the coding sequence GTGGTTGAACGAACATGTTGTGGAGTGATTATTATTTTGGAGAATACTCATCAGAGCGTCAATTTTCTTAAAGAGATATCAAATCTTCTGGTTCGTTCACCGAGCTGTAGTTGTGTACTCAGTGACGTTTTAGAGCTGATTACTGATTTTTGGCAAGCAGAAGAAGTGACCATAGTAATCAAGAGCAAACAAGGTGAATTTCTACCTATAGCAGGCGTGACAGGGAAGACTCCCCAGTATATGTTAAGTTTACCTAAAACAATTTTTTTGAGTACGATGGAGGGACAAGCAGAGAAAATCAGTTGTAAGAAGGTTAAGGGCAAGTTATTGTTATCTGATGAAGGGAATTACTATCTTATTTTTATCCCATTATGGACGTCAAATAAGATTATAGGAATATTCGCCTTATTAACAGAAAAGAAAAATATAGATGCTGAACTTGATTTAACAATTTTAGAGGTTATCACAAATCAAATAGGGTTCTCCCTGGAAAAAGAATTCTACAAAGAAAAAACAGATTCTTCAGAAATGAGATTCGACTCGATTATCAATAGCCTCAATGAAGGAATCATTATGCTACAGGATAAAGTAGTATATTGTAATTCCAAGGCTTTCGAATTGTTAAGAATGAATAACTCATACGCAAATAAAGAGATTGATCAATTTTGTGCTCATTTAGTTAAGATTAGCAAGAATCCTTCCAATACTATTATATATTTGGAAACCTTCCTTTTAGCGAATAGCTTTTATTATTTTACAATAGAGACTAGAGATAATCGCTTTTTAAAGTTTTCTAAATTTGATGTGCAAAACGTCTCCGGTGAAACCCTTTGTAAAGGACTGCTTTTAAGCGATGTAACTGAATATAAAGAAAAAGAAAGATTTAAAGATACCCTAATATCTATACTAAGCCATGAGCTTAAAACACCATTAACTATTATAAACGGGAATGCTACTTCTTTACTTAGAACGGATATCCGATGGGAAGAAGCTGATCGACAGGAGTTTTTGAAAGAAATTTCCGAAGAGTGTCATAGACTTAATGACATGGTTGGTGAACTATTGGCGATCTCCTTAATCAATGCGAAAAAATATCAGCTACATAAGAGATTCATAACCATTGGCAGTTTTACTGATAAGGTCTATAGAACAATTTCCAGAGCATATGCCAAGCAGGGTAACATTACATTTACAGTCAAGAATAAGGATGACGTTTTTGAAATCGACGAACAAAAAGTTCAACAAGTGATACAGAATTTAATCGATAATGCAGTCAAATATGGTCCCAGACATGTAAAAGTGAATGTATATGTAAAAAGGGAAGGGGATCGAGTCCTGTTTATCATAAAAGATAATGGACCAGGTATTTCTAAAGATGCATTAGATAAAATTTTTCAACAATACTATCAGGTCAAACCGGAAAGAACCTCAATTAATAAGGGTAGTGGACTAGGATTAAGTATATGTAAAGGAATCGTCGAGGCTCACGGAGGGAGCATTTGGGCTGAAAGTACCTTAGGTAAAGGAAGTGATTTTTGTTTTACGCTACCTGTAAATAAAGTCAAAGTTGGTGATTATTTTGAGTAA
- a CDS encoding response regulator transcription factor, giving the protein MIILSKKVLIAEDEPKILRFMRANLEVSNYVVYTAGDGEDALRKYEQFLPDIILLDIMLPKLEGYQVLREIRQFSDVPVILISAKQNVSDKVKGLELGADDYIVKPFDITEMLARVKAVLKRTMTDKPDKNPDMVIGSLMISLGTHTVKVNSVDIKLTPTEYKLLVLLAKDRGCVLTHTDLLTKIWGAQYSEETHYVRVCIARIRQKIDIPEGQPGYIHTVQMVGYMML; this is encoded by the coding sequence GTGATTATTTTGAGTAAAAAAGTACTAATAGCCGAAGATGAACCCAAAATCTTGAGATTCATGCGTGCTAACCTTGAAGTCAGCAATTATGTAGTATACACGGCGGGAGATGGGGAAGATGCATTAAGGAAGTATGAGCAGTTTTTACCAGATATTATTCTTTTGGATATCATGCTCCCTAAATTGGAAGGCTATCAGGTTCTGCGGGAAATACGCCAATTTTCGGATGTTCCAGTAATTCTAATCTCAGCCAAACAAAATGTTTCAGATAAAGTGAAAGGGTTGGAATTAGGAGCAGATGACTACATCGTAAAGCCCTTTGATATAACGGAGATGCTGGCCAGAGTGAAAGCTGTTTTGAAAAGAACAATGACAGATAAACCAGATAAAAATCCAGATATGGTTATTGGAAGCTTAATGATTAGCTTAGGAACTCATACTGTTAAAGTGAATTCTGTAGATATAAAGCTAACACCCACTGAATATAAGCTTCTGGTTCTTTTAGCAAAAGACAGAGGTTGTGTTTTAACTCACACTGACTTATTAACTAAGATCTGGGGTGCTCAATACAGCGAGGAAACCCATTACGTAAGGGTTTGTATAGCGAGAATCAGACAAAAGATTGATATTCCTGAGGGACAACCCGGTTATATCCATACAGTTCAAATGGTCGGGTATATGATGTTATAA
- a CDS encoding reductive dehalogenase, which yields MPGQLTRRQLLKAIGFAGASLTLASTGILGAPGVTNAADATANAQESAKRYWWVKNVDKPTTEIDWQQMQRFREWQTTRGSLAKYRGEDFNKKMNQLQADNLLKFEKEGVPGYTTKDMALKAAVGYGQPSILFMGPQKASTPEERGVPRYEGTPEENSRMVTAALRHMGAATVGFVELETETTRKLVYQEEPAPTKKPIVFENIDVGYEDEKKLVIPEKARYAIVYTVQMSTETMKYGPTVLGSLTTSLSYTRLYTIYAQLHEFIRALGYHSYGATALNGFGIGPAFAVMAGLGELSRLNRIITPEYGPMVRVAVLTTDLPLAPTKPINFGVMDFCKDCKTCAEMCPSKALSMDRDPSWEIKGEWNNPGHRAYFEDSVLCRNYWNQCGTNCGICFSACPYAVDDDASLHRIVKGTIASTSMFNSVLVAADRMAFPAQPEQPLKNPEDWWKDTNLAEMGIDTRRGGRRI from the coding sequence ATGCCAGGGCAATTAACTCGAAGACAATTGTTGAAAGCAATTGGATTTGCTGGAGCAAGCTTGACTTTGGCGTCAACAGGTATTTTAGGTGCACCTGGAGTGACCAATGCTGCTGATGCAACAGCAAATGCTCAAGAAAGCGCAAAACGCTATTGGTGGGTAAAAAATGTTGATAAGCCGACTACCGAAATTGATTGGCAACAGATGCAACGTTTTCGGGAATGGCAAACAACCAGAGGAAGCCTCGCCAAATATCGTGGTGAAGACTTTAACAAAAAGATGAATCAATTACAAGCGGATAATTTGCTCAAGTTTGAAAAAGAAGGTGTCCCTGGTTATACAACGAAGGATATGGCACTAAAAGCTGCGGTAGGGTACGGGCAGCCAAGCATCCTATTTATGGGTCCCCAAAAGGCCTCGACACCGGAAGAACGGGGCGTACCCCGTTACGAAGGTACTCCAGAGGAAAATTCCAGGATGGTTACAGCAGCTCTACGTCATATGGGTGCAGCAACAGTGGGCTTTGTGGAGCTTGAGACGGAAACAACCCGCAAGTTAGTCTATCAAGAAGAGCCAGCACCTACTAAGAAACCGATTGTATTTGAGAACATTGATGTAGGTTATGAGGATGAAAAGAAGTTAGTCATTCCTGAAAAAGCGCGTTATGCTATTGTATACACTGTTCAAATGTCTACTGAGACGATGAAATATGGTCCAACTGTTCTCGGATCATTGACAACATCATTGAGTTACACTCGTCTTTACACAATTTACGCTCAGCTTCATGAGTTTATTCGGGCCTTAGGTTACCATTCTTACGGTGCCACTGCCCTGAATGGTTTCGGAATTGGACCGGCCTTTGCCGTCATGGCGGGTCTCGGAGAGTTGTCGAGATTGAATCGAATTATTACTCCGGAATATGGACCCATGGTAAGAGTAGCTGTACTTACGACAGATTTGCCGCTTGCACCAACCAAGCCCATTAACTTTGGTGTGATGGATTTCTGTAAGGATTGCAAGACTTGTGCTGAGATGTGTCCGTCTAAAGCGTTGAGTATGGATAGAGATCCTTCATGGGAGATTAAGGGAGAGTGGAACAATCCGGGGCATCGAGCATATTTTGAGGACTCAGTGTTATGCAGAAATTACTGGAATCAATGTGGCACGAACTGTGGTATTTGTTTCTCAGCCTGCCCTTATGCAGTAGATGATGATGCAAGCTTACACAGGATTGTTAAAGGAACCATTGCTAGCACGTCGATGTTCAATTCAGTACTTGTAGCTGCTGATCGGATGGCTTTCCCTGCACAGCCAGAACAACCGCTTAAGAACCCAGAAGATTGGTGGAAGGACACGAACTTAGCGGAGATGGGCATTGATACAAGAAGAGGCGGACGTAGAATCTAA